A region from the Vulpes lagopus strain Blue_001 chromosome 5, ASM1834538v1, whole genome shotgun sequence genome encodes:
- the MCFD2 gene encoding multiple coagulation factor deficiency protein 2, producing MGDTPCSSGKGLDVTRFFASLNYHIPASGLAPLNTLLPVCCWMSHSETKLWSPAPCTNAQRRLFILQQLQPPWPGVQSRIPKWLVPATMRSLRLLRTPFLCGLLWAFRAPGAGAEEPGASFSHPGSVGLDKNTVHDQEHIMEHLEGVINKPEAEMSPQELQLHYFKMHDYDGNNLLDGLELSTAITHVHKEEGKQAPPVSEAELINLIDGVLRDDDKNNDGYIDYAEFAKSLQ from the exons ATGGGTGATACACCATGTTCTTCAGGCAAAG GCCTTGATGTGACCCGCTTCTTTGCTTCCCTGAACTATCACATTCCTGCCTCTGGTCTTGCTCCCCTAAATACCTTGCTCCCAGTGTGCTGCTGGATGAGCCATTCTGAAACCAAGCTCTGGTCTCCTGCACCATGCACAAATGCGCAGCGGCGTCTATTCATCCTCCAGCAACTACAGCCTCCTTGGCCTGGTGTGCAAAGCCGTATCCCAAAATGGCTG GTACCGGCGACCATGAGATCCCTGCGGCTGCTCAGAACCCCCTTCCTGTGTGGCCTGCTCTGGGCCTTCCGTGCTCCAGGGGCTGGGGCCGAGGAACCTGGGGCCAGCTTCTCCCATCCCGGCAGCGTGGGCCTGGATAAGAATACAGTGCACGACCAAGA GCATATCATGGAGCATCTAGAAGGTGTCATCAACAAACCAGAAGCAGAGATGTCCCCACAAGAACTGCAGCTCCATTATTTCAAAATGCATGATTATGACGGCAATAATTTGCTTGACGGCCTAGAACTCTCCACAGCCATCACTCATGTCCATAAGGAG GAAGGGAAACAGGCCCCACCTGTGAGTGAAGCTGAACTGATTAACTTAATAGATGGTGTTCTGAGAGACGATGACAAGAACAATGATGGATACATTGACTATGCTGAATTTGCAAAATCACTGCAGTAG